From Polynucleobacter ibericus:
AGATTTTTTCTTGGACTGGAATCCTGCACAAGAGAGCCACACGCAAATGCTCTCTGACATCGAAAGTGGTGTCACAGTTGAAGTGTTTGCGGGCGAAGATGAGCAAGCTAGCAATCCCGATCCTGAAATTTTGGAAGAGGGTACGAACTTCCATAAGTTGCTTGAATTTCTCACTCCAGATACCACTAACCAAGCAAAGCCGGCAATGCCAAGCGAGCAAGAGCTCATGGATTGGCTAGCCGTTGATCAGAGTCATGCGGAAACATTACTCTCCCGTACTAAAAAAGTACTAGAGACTCCAGAGCTTAAGCGCTATCTCACATCAGGTGAGTGGTTGCAAGCTTGGAATGAGCTCGATATCACCAGCGAAGACGGTAAGAGCTATCGCATGGACCGTTTGATAGAGTTTGATGACCATCTAGCCATCATTGATTACAAGCTGACTATCCCGGAAGTGGCTAGTGAGCAGTATGAAAAGTACCGCAAGCAATTGCAGGGCTACCAAGCTGAACTCACGCGCATCAGAAAAGACAAGCCAAACAAGGCTTACTTGATTTCATCCAAGGGCGAGATGGTTGAATTTAGGTAAATCCTTAAGCAGCAGCCTTGAATTTGTTGGTCATTAAAGTGCCTTTGCTCAACTTCTTTTCAACAGTCGATATTGATTTGGATTCCCTTTTCACTTCACCAAGTACTTGATTGATAAAAGTTTGCCAACCTTCACCTTTGGATTTGTAAAAATCTAAAGTTTCTTTATCAATTCTTAGGGTAACCTGTTCTTTAGCTCCACTGCCTAGGGGCCTGCCACGACCACGAACTAGCGTAGGCTTAACTTTCTCCCACTCTTCATCCGTGAATGGCATATTGTCAGGATCTGCCATTGCCGCTTTTGTAATAGCAGCATCTTCTTCGGCACTAGGTCTAATTATTTTCTTTTTCATATCTCTCTACCTCGCGGGTATTTGCTTTTCTTAGACTAATAATTCTTTTACCTATTTTTAGTTCAACATAAACTACGCAGTACAGACGTTGCTTTATGAGTGCTAGCGCTACACACCTCTCCTCACCATAATTCTTTCTGCCATCAATGTAGCTAATGGCAGAATCCCAATCCAGCAGCTTTGCATCTGAGAGAGGTAGACCATGTTTTGCAATATTTGAATCATTTTTTGCCGAATCATAAGTGAATTTTATCAGAAATATTGTAGTTACGTTAAATCATAACATCAATGAATTAATATAACTACAAAAAATAAGGGAATTCCAATAAAAGAGGGCTTTGGAGGGGTATTAAGTACTATCATTGAGGCATGGAACGTTTCCCAATCATTCTTGAGCTCGTAGAAACTGCGCAGTCATGGTTTTATCGAGCCAGTATTTATCTATCCAACGTCTTTGCGGATGACCCAGCAATACTTGCGTTTGTTTTTTGCTAAGGTTGAGTGAGGCTGAGCGAGCCACCTACGGGTGGTTTTTTGTTGCCTAAATTTTGAGCAAATAGCCCTAAAACAACAAAAATAAGTTCATTTCTGCGGTTTTTACATATACTGTATAAACATACAGTATATTAATGACTATGACGCAAGTAATGAACCCCGCGAAAGTAACCCTAAGCCAGGCACCACAGGCCTTGGCGGGGCATTTTGCTGCCTATGAGCTTAAGCTTCTTAGCCACCGGATTTCAGCTGGATTCCCTAGTCCAGCAGCAGATTACGCCGAAGACGGCCTCGATCTGAACCATTACCTCGTCCAGAACAAGCCAGCCACTTTCATGTTCACTGTAAAGGGGGATTCGATGTTGGGCGCAGGCATTTGTGACGGTGACAAGGTGGTCGTGGATAAGGCCCTCAAGCCAAAGCATAAAGATATCGTTGTGGCAGTCGTTGATAGTGAATACACCATCAAACGCCTCTATCAGTTACGTGGTCGTATTGAGCTTCAACCAGAAAATCCCAGCTATCAAGCCATCACCTTCAATGAGGGTAGCGAGTTACAAATCTGGGGTGTAGTGGTTGGAGTAGTACGTAAGTACAGTAATGCTAGCGGCAGATACAACAAAGAGGGTAAGTGAGATGAATACACAAAACACTTCAACCTCACTCTTCGCGCTTGTAGATGTAAATAACTTCTATGTTTCTTGTGAGCGCGTATTTCAGCCCAAGTTAGAAGAGGTGCCGATGGTAGTGCTCTCTAATAACGATGGCTGTGCTGTTGCACGTAGTGCGGAAGTTAAAGCGCTTGGCGTGAAGATGGG
This genomic window contains:
- a CDS encoding LexA family protein, producing MTMTQVMNPAKVTLSQAPQALAGHFAAYELKLLSHRISAGFPSPAADYAEDGLDLNHYLVQNKPATFMFTVKGDSMLGAGICDGDKVVVDKALKPKHKDIVVAVVDSEYTIKRLYQLRGRIELQPENPSYQAITFNEGSELQIWGVVVGVVRKYSNASGRYNKEGK
- a CDS encoding BrnA antitoxin family protein, which produces MKKKIIRPSAEEDAAITKAAMADPDNMPFTDEEWEKVKPTLVRGRGRPLGSGAKEQVTLRIDKETLDFYKSKGEGWQTFINQVLGEVKRESKSISTVEKKLSKGTLMTNKFKAAA
- a CDS encoding BrnT family toxin; amino-acid sequence: MFLIKFTYDSAKNDSNIAKHGLPLSDAKLLDWDSAISYIDGRKNYGEERCVALALIKQRLYCVVYVELKIGKRIISLRKANTREVERYEKENN